CCCTTTCCTATCTTATCCCCGGTATCGCCGTAGGGCGTGCCGAAGAGAAGCCGCTGGTGATCAGCACCGCGAACGTGGCGCTGCAGGATCAAATTTTCAGCAAGGATCTGCCGCTGCTGCAGAAGATTATTCCCGAGCTGAAATTCACCGCCGCCTTTGGCCGCGGGCGCTATGTTTGCCCGCGCAATCTCAATGCGCTGTCGACCGACAGCGAAAAGCAGGGCGATTTGCTGCTGTTCCTCGATGATGAAATGGTCGCCAGCAAAGAAGAGCGCAAAATCTGCGAAAAGCTGGAAAAATCGCTGAATCGTCATCAGTGGGACGGCCTGCGCGATCACAGCGAAGAGAACATCGGCGATGCGCTCTGGCAGCGTCTCAGCACCGATAAGGCCAACTGCCTGGCGCGTAACTGCCACTGGTATCGCGAATGCCCCTTTTTCGTTGCCCGCCGTGAAATCGAGCAGGCGGACGTAGTGGTGGCGAACCATGCGCTGGTCATGGCAGCGCTGGAGAGCGAATCGGTTCTGCCGCCGGCGAAAAACCTGCTGCTGGTGCTGGATGAGGGGCATCATCTGCCGGAGGTGGCGCGCGACGCGCTGGAGACCAGCGCCGATATCTCGCCCGGCTTTACCAGCCTGCAGCTCGATCTCTTTGTGCGGCTGGTGGAAACCTGCATGGCGCAGTTCCGGCCTAAAACGCCGCCGCCGCTGGCTAACCCGGAGCGGCTGAAAACCCATTGTGACGAATGGCGCGAGCATCTCGCCAGCCTGACACGCATCCTTGCGCTCTGGCTGCCGCCGGAGCCGCAGGAGGGGGAACACCGCTTCGAAATGGGGCAGCTGCCGGAAGAGATGCAGACACTCTGCGCACGGCTTTTCAAGCTAAGCGACGGCCTGCGCGGCCTGGCGGAAGGGCTGCTGAACGATCTCAGCGAGAAAACCGGCCAGTACGACGTGGTGCGCCTGCAGCGCACGCTGCTGCAGATGAACCGCGCCTTCGGCTGGTTCGAAGGTATCAGCAAACTGTGGCGGCTGGCGTCGATGGAGCAGGCGTCCGGCGCGCCGGTCTCGAAATGGGTCAGCCGCGAGCTGCGCGAAGGCCAGCCGCACCTCTTTTTCCACTGCGCCGGCATCCGCGTCAGCGAACAGCTGGAGAAGCTGCTGTGGCGCAAGGTACCGCACGTGGT
This DNA window, taken from Mixta gaviniae, encodes the following:
- the dinG gene encoding ATP-dependent DNA helicase DinG, encoding MALTAALKAQIGEWYKALQQQVPDFIPRAPQRQMIAEVAKTLSGDDGRHLAIEAPTGVGKTLSYLIPGIAVGRAEEKPLVISTANVALQDQIFSKDLPLLQKIIPELKFTAAFGRGRYVCPRNLNALSTDSEKQGDLLLFLDDEMVASKEERKICEKLEKSLNRHQWDGLRDHSEENIGDALWQRLSTDKANCLARNCHWYRECPFFVARREIEQADVVVANHALVMAALESESVLPPAKNLLLVLDEGHHLPEVARDALETSADISPGFTSLQLDLFVRLVETCMAQFRPKTPPPLANPERLKTHCDEWREHLASLTRILALWLPPEPQEGEHRFEMGQLPEEMQTLCARLFKLSDGLRGLAEGLLNDLSEKTGQYDVVRLQRTLLQMNRAFGWFEGISKLWRLASMEQASGAPVSKWVSRELREGQPHLFFHCAGIRVSEQLEKLLWRKVPHVVLTSATLQSLNSFNRLQELSGLNERVGDRFVALGSPFNHVEQGKLVIPQMRYEPLMANEAQHIAEMAHFFRHQVKAGQHKGMLVLFASNRAMQQFLTHLTDLRLMLLVQGDQPRYRLVELHRKRVQQGEASVLVGLQSFAEGLDLKGELLTQVHIHKIAFPPVDSPVILTEGEWLKSLKRYPFEVQSLPSASFTLIQQVGRLIRSHHCTGEIVIYDRRLLTKAYGARLLNALPVFPIAQPPMPEGASALPTVAKPAPAGRRRKKEKR